A genomic region of Arachis stenosperma cultivar V10309 chromosome 9, arast.V10309.gnm1.PFL2, whole genome shotgun sequence contains the following coding sequences:
- the LOC130950878 gene encoding protein CUP-SHAPED COTYLEDON 1, which produces MEENLPPGFRFHPTDEELITYYLTRKVSENGFTSKAIAVVDLNKSEPWDLPGKASMGEKEWYFFSLRDRKYPTGLRTNRATESGYWKTTGKDKEIFRGGILVGMKKTLVFYKGRAPRGEKSNWVMHEYRLENKNPFRTKDEWVVCRVFQKSTAAKKPPQQTSSSQPESPCDDTTSLVNEFGDVIELPNLNTNINNNNNSSSSSSSALFPNNILISGQHIHHHHDLTNNNNNNNVNTNMNLAMNWPPSSDHNINNVPWPSVGLLNPSISSMNSLILKALQLRNNYQQREVASTFAPSSYIMPHHQGLVVPHQQVNNDDLITTSSNLIHASSSSSSKVLECMPHQQQQEQPFNLDSLW; this is translated from the exons ATGGAAGAGAATCTACCTCCTGGATTCAGATTCCACCCAACAGATGAAGAGCTTATAACATATTATCTTACAAGAAAAGTCTCTGAAAATGGATTCACTTCTAAAGCTATTGCTGTTGTTGATCTCAACAAGTCTGAGCCTTGGGACCTTccag GTAAGGCAAGCATGGGTGAGAAGGAATGGTACTTCTTCAGTTTAAGAGATAGAAAGTATCCAACAGGACTAAGAACAAATAGGGCAACAGAATCAGGGTATTGGAAGACCACAGGCAAAGACAAAGAGATATTTCGTGGTGGGATTTTGGTTGGAATGAAGAAAACCCTAGTCTTTTATAAGGGTAGGGCTCCAAGGGGTGAGAAAAGTAATTGGGTCATGCATGAATATAGACTTGAGAACAAGAATCCCTTTAGAACTAAG GATGAATGGGTAGTGTGCAGGGTATTCCAAAAGAGCACAGCAGCGAAAAAACCGCCGCAACAAACATCATCCTCCCAACCTGAATCCCCATGTGATGACACAACCTCTTTGGTCAATGAATTTGGTGATGTTATTGAGCTTCCAAATCTAAACACcaacattaataataataataattcttcatcatcatcctcaAGTGCATTATTCCCTAACAACATTCTTATTTCAGGACAACACATTCATCATCACCATGACCTaaccaataataataacaataataatgttaACACAAACATGAACTTAGCAATGAATTGGCCACCATCAAGTGATCATAATATTAATAATGTTCCATGGCCTTCAGTAGGGTTGTTGAATCCAAGTatttcatcaatgaattccttGATTCTCAAGGCATTGCAGCTTAGGAATAATTATCAACAAAGAGAAGTTGCATCCACATTTGCACCATCATCATATATTATGCCTCATCATCAAGGACTAGTAGTTCCTCATCAACAAGTTAATAATGATGACCTAATAACAACTTCTTCAAATCTCATccatgcttcttcttcttcatcatcaaaaGTTTTGGAATGTATGCCACATCAGCAACAACAGGAGCAACCATTCAATTTGGACTCCCTTTGGTAA
- the LOC130951042 gene encoding uncharacterized protein LOC130951042 isoform X1 translates to MPPCSKEEALVRLFYNVSSSFQLLFIFLFSSSILLLNFINFIGSYSIFQRDQQYEYVSSEYDEDEEIQESYNNNNNDDDEDYSMETDHIVADIIGGGETLLFLKHNQNLSHEEFITPQESFIEEDDSEETFSVHKSPVVSDYGSEEPEVVVETEEEEEEEKELFPARDADSVPDSVPVEIVTKSDILDRDKNCDEDDEVGVGLVKNKKVQDSNKITRDDDERFFYVHAGPTITQLDSTNNKKLIGEEKDHNNNKYDEEIFGDSCTVGSTSKSSSEWRSSMKDSCCGTEDPFSSSSRRSCPKWESYTLFQKYDEEMSFLHRISAQKLQETESLRSIKVAPRSISERIVYKFSTANKKLEGDNNIHHNPYNELEAAYVAQICITWEALNWNYKKFQSKRASRVDLADPGCPATIAQQFQQFQVLLQRYVENEPYEHGRRPEIYARVRLMAPKLLLVPEYRESDDDEKEDGLDTRISSASFLVIMEDGIKTFMSFLKADKERPCQILASYFRRNKRALVDPTLLRLIKKVNHKKKIKVKDLRRSGKCLRRKKLKVEEEMEIVMALIDLKVVSRVLRMSELSEEQLHWCEEKMSKVKVMDGKLQRDSTPLFFPPSSSH, encoded by the exons ATGCCACCATGTTCTAAAGAAGAAGCTCTTGTTAGACTCTTCTACAATGTCTCAAGCTCTTTTCAGCTTCTCTtcatctttctcttctcttcttctattttgcTTCTCAACTTCATCAACTTCATTGGAAGCTACTCCATTTTCCAAAG GGATCAGCAGTATGAATATGTGTCTTCTGAGTATGATGAAGATGAAGAGATTCAAGaaagttataataataataataatgatgatgatgaggattaTTCTATGGAGACGGATCATATAGTAGCAGATATCATTGGTGGAGGAGAAACCCTTTTGTTTCTTAAACATAATCAGAATCTCTCTCATGAAGAGTTCATCACCCCCCAAGAGAGCTTCATTGAAGAAGATGATTCAGAAGAAACCTTTTCAGTTCACAAGTCACCAGTGGTTTCAGATTATGGAAGTGAGGAACCAGAAGTAGTAGTAGaaactgaagaagaagaagaagaagaaaaagaattgtttCCAGCAAGAGATGCTGATTCTGTTCCAGATTCTGTCCCAGTTGAGATAGTGACAAAAAGTGACATATTGGATAGAGACAAAAACTGTGATG AAGATGATGAAGTTGGTGTTGGACTTGTCAAGAATAAGAAGGtgcaagattcaaacaagatcACAAGGGATGATGATGAGAGATTCTTCTATGTGCATGCTGGTCCTACTATTACACAATTGGACAGTACTAATAATAAGAAACTTATTGGTGAGGAAAAggatcataataataataaatatgatgAGGAAATATTTGGAGATTCTTGCACTGTAGGCTCCACTTCTAAGAGCTCCTCTGAATGGAGGAGTTCCATGAAAGATTCTTGTTGTGGAACTGAAGACCCTTTTTCTTCATCATCAAGGAGAAGCTGCCCCAAGTGGGAATCTTacaccctttttcaaaaatatgatgAGGAAATGTCATTCCTTCACAGGATTAGTGCACAGAAACTTCAAGAAACTG AGTCTTTAAGATCCATTAAGGTGGCTCCaaggtcaatttcagagagaatTGTGTACAAGTTTTCAACTGCAAATAAGAAACTAGAAGGTGATAATAATATCCACCATAACCCATACAATGAACTAGAAGCAGCATATGTGGCACAAATCTGCATAACTTGGGAAGCACTTAATTGGAACTACAAGAAGTTTCAGTCAAAAAGAGCTTCAAGGGTTGACCTTGCTGATCCTGGTTGTCCAGCCACCATTGCACAGCAGTTCCAACAGTTTCAAGTTTTGTTACAGAGATATGTTGAGAATGAGCCTTATGAACATGGAAGGAGGCCTGAGATTTATGCTAGAGTCAGGCTCATGGCTCCTAAATTGCTTCTAGTGCCCGAATATCGAG aatcagatgatgatgagaagGAAGATGGCTTAGACACAAGAATATCTTCAGCTTCATTTCTTGTGATAATGGAAGATGGGATCAAAACATTCATGAGTTTCCTCAAAGCTGATAAAGAAAGACCATGTCAGATTCTAGCATCCTACTTTAGGAGAAACAAAAGAGCCTTGGTTGATCCAACACTACTCCGCCTTATCAAGAAAGTTAACCATAAA AAGAAGATTAAGGTTAAGGACCTTCGGCGTTCCGGCAAGTGTTTGAGGAGGAAGAAGCTGAAAGTGGAAGAAGAGATGGAGATTGTAATGGCTCTGATAGACCTGAAAGTGGTGTCAAGGGTGTTGAGAATGAGTGAGTTGAGTGAAGAACAGTTGCATTGGTGTGAAGAAAAGATGAGCAAAGTGAAGGTCATGGATGGCAAGCTCCAAAGAGATTCCACCCCACTTttcttccctccttcttcttcacattGA
- the LOC130951042 gene encoding uncharacterized protein LOC130951042 isoform X2, translated as MPPCSKEEALVRLFYNVSSSFQLLFIFLFSSSILLLNFINFIGSYSIFQRDQQYEYVSSEYDEDEEIQESYNNNNNDDDEDYSMETDHIVADIIGGGETLLFLKHNQNLSHEEFITPQESFIEEDDSEETFSVHKSPVVSDYGSEEPEVVVETEEEEEEEKELFPARDADSVPDSVPVEIVTKSDILDRDKNCDDDEVGVGLVKNKKVQDSNKITRDDDERFFYVHAGPTITQLDSTNNKKLIGEEKDHNNNKYDEEIFGDSCTVGSTSKSSSEWRSSMKDSCCGTEDPFSSSSRRSCPKWESYTLFQKYDEEMSFLHRISAQKLQETESLRSIKVAPRSISERIVYKFSTANKKLEGDNNIHHNPYNELEAAYVAQICITWEALNWNYKKFQSKRASRVDLADPGCPATIAQQFQQFQVLLQRYVENEPYEHGRRPEIYARVRLMAPKLLLVPEYRESDDDEKEDGLDTRISSASFLVIMEDGIKTFMSFLKADKERPCQILASYFRRNKRALVDPTLLRLIKKVNHKKKIKVKDLRRSGKCLRRKKLKVEEEMEIVMALIDLKVVSRVLRMSELSEEQLHWCEEKMSKVKVMDGKLQRDSTPLFFPPSSSH; from the exons ATGCCACCATGTTCTAAAGAAGAAGCTCTTGTTAGACTCTTCTACAATGTCTCAAGCTCTTTTCAGCTTCTCTtcatctttctcttctcttcttctattttgcTTCTCAACTTCATCAACTTCATTGGAAGCTACTCCATTTTCCAAAG GGATCAGCAGTATGAATATGTGTCTTCTGAGTATGATGAAGATGAAGAGATTCAAGaaagttataataataataataatgatgatgatgaggattaTTCTATGGAGACGGATCATATAGTAGCAGATATCATTGGTGGAGGAGAAACCCTTTTGTTTCTTAAACATAATCAGAATCTCTCTCATGAAGAGTTCATCACCCCCCAAGAGAGCTTCATTGAAGAAGATGATTCAGAAGAAACCTTTTCAGTTCACAAGTCACCAGTGGTTTCAGATTATGGAAGTGAGGAACCAGAAGTAGTAGTAGaaactgaagaagaagaagaagaagaaaaagaattgtttCCAGCAAGAGATGCTGATTCTGTTCCAGATTCTGTCCCAGTTGAGATAGTGACAAAAAGTGACATATTGGATAGAGACAAAAACTGTGATG ATGATGAAGTTGGTGTTGGACTTGTCAAGAATAAGAAGGtgcaagattcaaacaagatcACAAGGGATGATGATGAGAGATTCTTCTATGTGCATGCTGGTCCTACTATTACACAATTGGACAGTACTAATAATAAGAAACTTATTGGTGAGGAAAAggatcataataataataaatatgatgAGGAAATATTTGGAGATTCTTGCACTGTAGGCTCCACTTCTAAGAGCTCCTCTGAATGGAGGAGTTCCATGAAAGATTCTTGTTGTGGAACTGAAGACCCTTTTTCTTCATCATCAAGGAGAAGCTGCCCCAAGTGGGAATCTTacaccctttttcaaaaatatgatgAGGAAATGTCATTCCTTCACAGGATTAGTGCACAGAAACTTCAAGAAACTG AGTCTTTAAGATCCATTAAGGTGGCTCCaaggtcaatttcagagagaatTGTGTACAAGTTTTCAACTGCAAATAAGAAACTAGAAGGTGATAATAATATCCACCATAACCCATACAATGAACTAGAAGCAGCATATGTGGCACAAATCTGCATAACTTGGGAAGCACTTAATTGGAACTACAAGAAGTTTCAGTCAAAAAGAGCTTCAAGGGTTGACCTTGCTGATCCTGGTTGTCCAGCCACCATTGCACAGCAGTTCCAACAGTTTCAAGTTTTGTTACAGAGATATGTTGAGAATGAGCCTTATGAACATGGAAGGAGGCCTGAGATTTATGCTAGAGTCAGGCTCATGGCTCCTAAATTGCTTCTAGTGCCCGAATATCGAG aatcagatgatgatgagaagGAAGATGGCTTAGACACAAGAATATCTTCAGCTTCATTTCTTGTGATAATGGAAGATGGGATCAAAACATTCATGAGTTTCCTCAAAGCTGATAAAGAAAGACCATGTCAGATTCTAGCATCCTACTTTAGGAGAAACAAAAGAGCCTTGGTTGATCCAACACTACTCCGCCTTATCAAGAAAGTTAACCATAAA AAGAAGATTAAGGTTAAGGACCTTCGGCGTTCCGGCAAGTGTTTGAGGAGGAAGAAGCTGAAAGTGGAAGAAGAGATGGAGATTGTAATGGCTCTGATAGACCTGAAAGTGGTGTCAAGGGTGTTGAGAATGAGTGAGTTGAGTGAAGAACAGTTGCATTGGTGTGAAGAAAAGATGAGCAAAGTGAAGGTCATGGATGGCAAGCTCCAAAGAGATTCCACCCCACTTttcttccctccttcttcttcacattGA
- the LOC130951042 gene encoding uncharacterized protein LOC130951042 isoform X3, whose protein sequence is MPPCSKEEALVRLFYNVSSSFQLLFIFLFSSSILLLNFINFIGSYSIFQRDQQYEYVSSEYDEDEEIQESYNNNNNDDDEDYSMETDHIVADIIGGGETLLFLKHNQNLSHEEFITPQESFIEEDDSEETFSVHKSPVVSDYGSEEPEVVVETEEEEEEEKELFPARDADSVPDSVPVEIVTKSDILDRDKNCDVGVGLVKNKKVQDSNKITRDDDERFFYVHAGPTITQLDSTNNKKLIGEEKDHNNNKYDEEIFGDSCTVGSTSKSSSEWRSSMKDSCCGTEDPFSSSSRRSCPKWESYTLFQKYDEEMSFLHRISAQKLQETESLRSIKVAPRSISERIVYKFSTANKKLEGDNNIHHNPYNELEAAYVAQICITWEALNWNYKKFQSKRASRVDLADPGCPATIAQQFQQFQVLLQRYVENEPYEHGRRPEIYARVRLMAPKLLLVPEYRESDDDEKEDGLDTRISSASFLVIMEDGIKTFMSFLKADKERPCQILASYFRRNKRALVDPTLLRLIKKVNHKKKIKVKDLRRSGKCLRRKKLKVEEEMEIVMALIDLKVVSRVLRMSELSEEQLHWCEEKMSKVKVMDGKLQRDSTPLFFPPSSSH, encoded by the exons ATGCCACCATGTTCTAAAGAAGAAGCTCTTGTTAGACTCTTCTACAATGTCTCAAGCTCTTTTCAGCTTCTCTtcatctttctcttctcttcttctattttgcTTCTCAACTTCATCAACTTCATTGGAAGCTACTCCATTTTCCAAAG GGATCAGCAGTATGAATATGTGTCTTCTGAGTATGATGAAGATGAAGAGATTCAAGaaagttataataataataataatgatgatgatgaggattaTTCTATGGAGACGGATCATATAGTAGCAGATATCATTGGTGGAGGAGAAACCCTTTTGTTTCTTAAACATAATCAGAATCTCTCTCATGAAGAGTTCATCACCCCCCAAGAGAGCTTCATTGAAGAAGATGATTCAGAAGAAACCTTTTCAGTTCACAAGTCACCAGTGGTTTCAGATTATGGAAGTGAGGAACCAGAAGTAGTAGTAGaaactgaagaagaagaagaagaagaaaaagaattgtttCCAGCAAGAGATGCTGATTCTGTTCCAGATTCTGTCCCAGTTGAGATAGTGACAAAAAGTGACATATTGGATAGAGACAAAAACTGTGATG TTGGTGTTGGACTTGTCAAGAATAAGAAGGtgcaagattcaaacaagatcACAAGGGATGATGATGAGAGATTCTTCTATGTGCATGCTGGTCCTACTATTACACAATTGGACAGTACTAATAATAAGAAACTTATTGGTGAGGAAAAggatcataataataataaatatgatgAGGAAATATTTGGAGATTCTTGCACTGTAGGCTCCACTTCTAAGAGCTCCTCTGAATGGAGGAGTTCCATGAAAGATTCTTGTTGTGGAACTGAAGACCCTTTTTCTTCATCATCAAGGAGAAGCTGCCCCAAGTGGGAATCTTacaccctttttcaaaaatatgatgAGGAAATGTCATTCCTTCACAGGATTAGTGCACAGAAACTTCAAGAAACTG AGTCTTTAAGATCCATTAAGGTGGCTCCaaggtcaatttcagagagaatTGTGTACAAGTTTTCAACTGCAAATAAGAAACTAGAAGGTGATAATAATATCCACCATAACCCATACAATGAACTAGAAGCAGCATATGTGGCACAAATCTGCATAACTTGGGAAGCACTTAATTGGAACTACAAGAAGTTTCAGTCAAAAAGAGCTTCAAGGGTTGACCTTGCTGATCCTGGTTGTCCAGCCACCATTGCACAGCAGTTCCAACAGTTTCAAGTTTTGTTACAGAGATATGTTGAGAATGAGCCTTATGAACATGGAAGGAGGCCTGAGATTTATGCTAGAGTCAGGCTCATGGCTCCTAAATTGCTTCTAGTGCCCGAATATCGAG aatcagatgatgatgagaagGAAGATGGCTTAGACACAAGAATATCTTCAGCTTCATTTCTTGTGATAATGGAAGATGGGATCAAAACATTCATGAGTTTCCTCAAAGCTGATAAAGAAAGACCATGTCAGATTCTAGCATCCTACTTTAGGAGAAACAAAAGAGCCTTGGTTGATCCAACACTACTCCGCCTTATCAAGAAAGTTAACCATAAA AAGAAGATTAAGGTTAAGGACCTTCGGCGTTCCGGCAAGTGTTTGAGGAGGAAGAAGCTGAAAGTGGAAGAAGAGATGGAGATTGTAATGGCTCTGATAGACCTGAAAGTGGTGTCAAGGGTGTTGAGAATGAGTGAGTTGAGTGAAGAACAGTTGCATTGGTGTGAAGAAAAGATGAGCAAAGTGAAGGTCATGGATGGCAAGCTCCAAAGAGATTCCACCCCACTTttcttccctccttcttcttcacattGA